The stretch of DNA GATTCGGGCGATTCTCAATAGCCTTCCGCTCGATCGGACCTGCGACTTTTGGCAGCACGGCCATCAGACGCTTTCTGCTCAAAACGATCGTATGCGTAGCTATAGTGAAGATATTCATATTATTCACTGGGGCTCTTTAGATTCGGATCGCCAATTCGAACCGCCCGCAGAGCTCTCGCGTAAGTATTGGTAGTCATCAATTCCTGATGATATCTACGGCGTGAGTTTTCTCGTCCGTCGACCCATGTGCCATTTGACCCTGTCCAGCCATGCACGAAGATCTTCTCGGATATCTGCTAGGGGCCCTCGAGCCTCATGAGATGGAACGTGTTGAGGCATGGCTGAAGGAGGATGCCGAAGCGAGACGGCAACTGGTTGAAATCGAGCGGTCGCTGCGTAAGCTTGAAGATCACACCGAGCCTATCGAGCCAGCCCCAAGCGATTTGGTCCAGCGAACGCTTGATGCATTGCCACCGATGCCAGTGGCTGACGATACCGCCGACGATGAAGTTCATTCGCTCGACGAATTCTGGTTTGATCCCGATCAAGTCAACCAAACCCCTCAGGGCCACGTGACACCCTCGTCGAACTCTGGGAACTGGTCGGGTGCCGGGAACTCACTGGGCTCGGATAATTCATCTGGTGGGAACTACTCGACGTTCCACCCCATGACGCCCGAGCATCGTGTTCCACGCAACCGGTCGATGCACTGGATCGACGTGGCCGCGTTATCGATGGCGGCGGCGGTTCTGCTGGCACTCTTGATTCCGGCGATCCTTCAAGATCGCTTCGAAGCTCGTCGGGTCGCATGCCACGAACAACTGCGAAACATCGGCGTGGCCATCACTCAATTTGTCGTTCAAAGTGAACAGTCACGCTTGCCTGCGGTCGCCGAGAAAGGTCCCGAAGCATTCGCGGGTGTTTACGCAGTCCGACTGGCCGACGCGGGACTGCTGCCTGATCCTGCGGTCCGATGGTGTCCGTCGCTCGATGCACCTGGAAGTAAGGACTATCGTTTTGCCGAGATCAACGAATTGCCTTCGGTGAATGAACTTCGCGAAGCCCCCGTCGATCAGTTGCGTATGTTTCAGGAATACGCTGGCGGTCACTATGCTTACACGCTCGGTGTGATCGACAAAGATAAGTTTGCTCCACCACGGTTTGAATCTCGCGCCTCGTTCGCGGTCCTTTCGGATGCCCCACTTGCAGGTAACCCAACCGAAGCAAACTTCAGTGAGTCGATTGGACATGGTGGGACAGGAATCAACGTGCTTTACGAAGACGGCCGCGTCGATTTTGTATCGCTTGCTTCGCTTCGCTCGATGCCAGATCACCCGCTGTTTAATCACCATGGTGAAGTCGAAGCCGGTGTCAACGTTGACGACGCCTCGCTCGCCCCAAGTTGGCGTCCTCCGTTTGTCGAAGTTCGCCAGCGATAACTTGTCTTAGTTATCGGTGCTGTACGAGCGAAGTGTGGTTACCGATTCAAGCCGCTTTGTTTTCTGGCAAGGCTGACTTCAATACTTGCTCGCTGGCAAGTGTGCAAAGCGCCTTCACGGTCAATTGCGGATTGATTTCACATCCCTGCGGAAACAACGATGCGTCGGCGATCGTCATGTTCTGAATGGATTCGCCGCAATCCGTTTTCAAGCGGAAGGTCGTCGTGTCAACGACGTCACCCAGACATGCCCCACCTTGCGGGTGCGTGGTTAGCAAGTTGACGAACGCGGGACCTCGCTTGCGGATTTCGCAAAGTGCCCACTCAAAATCGTCCATGTTACGAATCCGAGCTGGATTTCCGTTTCGCATCAGTAGTGACTTCGTCGGCAAGTAAAGCGACACACCGTCATCTGGCTTGGCGGCGGCAAAATAGATCCTCGCCACTCGTCGCATGCCACGCAGCAATAGCTCAAACTCCGCCTGATCAAATTCCAGATGAAAACTGCCGCAGGAATCCACGTAATTGCTACAGCGAACTTCGGTCGGAATCACAATTCCCGACATGGAAAGGTGATTGAACTTCCGCATCACGCAAGCAAATTCTTGGAACCAACCCGTTAACGCAAGTGCTACCGTTCCCGGGAAGTGGAACCAGTTTTCTAGCGCCGGTTCCTCGACCATCTTTCCGTCTTCCTCGATGTAGCGACGGTCTACGAGGAAGCACTGCGTCACGCCTGGCTCGGGCCGCCCGCTGCCGGATGGCCAAATCGGCTTATCATACATCGCATAGAGCGCGGTGCCGATGTTCGCGGTGAGACGTTTGCCAAGCTCACGATTTCGAAGGCCCGCAGTAGCCAAACTCTGGCTTGCCAATCGAGTTGTCGCACCCACACCGGCGGCCACGACATAATGATTGGCGGTGATGGTCGCATTGATTCGGCAGCCACCCTCTTCAACTCGAGTAACGTCGACTCCATCCACCTTTAGTTCACCCGATTCGTCGCGTCGGATGCGGAGTTTGTGAGCGCGAGTTCGATACGAAACATTGGCGGGCGCCGGATTATGCATCGCTTGGGTAAGAAAGCTATTGGCTCCCACAGGAGAATACGGATGAATCCCACCGATGTGATCACCAAAACTGTCGACCGAGTTGTCGCTACCGCAACCGCGGCACTCTTTACGAATTGCGACGGGAAGCGGCTGGCACTCTTCACCAAGTGCTTCGCAACCTTCAGCAAACCGTTGGCTACGATCGCTAGTTTGTGTTTCAGTGACTAACGTGTTAACGCCTAGCTCGTTGCAGATAGATCCCATCAGGTTGCTGAACTGCTCGTAGGGGGTATTCGCAGGCTGACGCTCACCCCACTTTTGATACGCAGATTCAGGGATGGGCAAATGAATCGCATTGTTCACATAAGGGCCACCACCAAACACCTCGGCCTGCGCCACATTGACGGTTTGCTTTGGCGGAATCTTTTTACGTTTGGACGGAATGATCAGTTCTAATTTCGACTTTACATTGCCGAGGCCTCCGGCGATCTGCCCCGCGGCATCTTTGTAAAGTTTGTAAAGCACTTCATCGCTTCGGGGTGGCGACAAACGAAATGACCCATCGGCTTGTGGCGTGCGTTGAATCAGTGCATCAGGGCTGACGAAATCACCGACATCAAGGATCAGCACCTGCAACCCACGAGCGGTGAGTCGGTTGGCCACCGTAGCACCACCAGCACCGCTACCGACGATGACAACGTCATAGTGGGTCGACAAATCAGCCAACGGTGGCGCGGCAACCGTCACTAGATTGTCTGGATTTCCACATTCATCAGACCAACCAAGCCCGATCAACTTTCGCGCGGGCTCACGAGAGTGAATGACTAGTCGTCCCAGCATGGCGATGCCGGCCACCGCCGTGTGCAATAAATGGTCTTCGCACCATTCCATTCGTGGCGGATCACTCTTGCAGCGACGATGTTCACCCTGATTAAGCAGCTTGCGGACGTCGCGACTACAAAGATTGTGCAGCCGATGACCGACGTGTTTGACGCTGTAGACGTCGAGCCACAACAACGCCACGGCAATACCATGCTGTAGACGCTTGGGCAAATGGCTTGCGTAGACAAGAATTTCGCGGGCCACCTCGCAAGCATTGTCGCCCTGGTGGCCGCACCACAGCGTGTCAATTTGAGCTTCAATGATGGCGACGAGCGTCTTGAATCTTTTGTTGTAGACCGGTTCAAGCGGACAATCCGGAATTTTGCGATCGTTGTTACCTAGCCCAAATGGCAATAGGCCTGCAACTGCGGCGGACCGCAATACATCACGACGGCTAAAGATCTCGAAAGATGAAAGGTCCAGCATCCTTGCCAGTTCCAGTCCAAGTTGATTTGCATGCAGCGTTTCGGAATCGCGAAACGCAGTCTCCTCAGGCATCGGCGTTTTCAATTCGCCTTTTCATTCCGATTGATCCGACATCGGTACACCATCGCGAACTTGATACCGATGTACCGAAGCTAACGGTTTTGCAGGCTAGCTACTTTTTTCGCAGGCGACGGCCGTAGCGTCCAAACACGCCAATCGTCAACATCCCTAATACAAAGGCACCACCGACTTGCGCCCATGCGCTGCTAAGCAAGATCTTATTGACCAACGAATCATGTTGACGACTCGTCTTGGGAAGTTGCCCCGTGTATTGCGCAACGTGATGCAGAAAACTGACCGCCAATGATTCTTCAGGGATGCTTTGGTGGCAAGCGATGCAGGTGCCTTCACGAGAAATATGTTCGATTTCTTCTTTGTTGAACGATCGCGACAACTTGAAGTGATGTCCCACGGTAGCGAGTTGATTGCCCTCCTTATCGACAATCTGAGACCAGTCATGGTCCAAATTCTCGATCGCTTCCATTTGAGGTTGAGTTCGCTTTGGCAAAATTTCGCCGTCGATTGTTTCAAGGTCGACTGTGTGCTGTTCATTCCACGGTCGCGTGGATCCGATGCCAAGACCTAGCGCTTTCGCCGATGCATGACATGACTCGCACGTCCTCGCCTCCGTTGTCGTGGTGTGTGGTTGGACGGGACTCATGTCGATTGCCAATTGCCCTTCGTCGCCACCTCCTTCGACGCCCGCTTCCGTTTTAAAGATATGGTTCAGCAGGATTGGCTTGCCGTCTTGGCCAATGATCGTCACGGAAGGCTGACACCCTGGTGCGAGCGGTGTGACTCGGCCTTCGCCGTTGACCCCTAGCATCGGTTCTTCCCAACGAAGATACGAACGCTGTTCGCTAATCTTACCCGGAATGATTGTGTCATAGTCGGATTCACCGCGGTCGGCAGCGTGTTCGGGTTCCATGTGTTTGCGACCGGCTGCGACCCAGTCAAAGTTCTCTTTTGAGTCTTGGCATTCAGGGCACTTGTCTTTCTGCGAATAATCAATTTTGACATGGCAGCCATAGCACTGCGGAGTCCAGGATGCATGGCACGTGTAGCACTCCATGCGATCGAGGTGCTTGGTAACTCCTTTCATGGACACCACGCCGCGTTGGCTTACTTCGCCCTCTTCGATGAGCGTTTTCAGTGGCTTCATTCGAATGTCTTTGCCAGCGGCGGTGTGAACAATGATTTCATTTCCATCGCGAACCACATTTTCGTAGGGATTCCCACGAGCCGTGATAAGAAATCCATCTTTGGGATCGTAAGCCGTGCCTTGGCTAACGTGAGGCAACCCAATTTTCGTGGTTCCTCGAGGACTTCCTTTGGCGGGCTCCATCTCGAACTCGTCCATGAAACCGAGCGGCAGATCCCAAGGGTAGACATCCGGAGTGCCATGGCAATCCGAACACTCAATTGCAACCGCCGCCAAATTGGCGGCAGCTAGAAACCCATCGCCATGAATGCCTGTTGACGTGTGACAATCCTGGCATGTCATCCCAAGTTGATAGTGAACGTCCTGCTCCATCGCGATGTAGTGCTTGGTATGGAGTGCAGGTTGATTTCCACCATCGGCTGCGAAGGGAGAAACGTAGGGCGATTCCATTAAGCCTTGAAATGACACACCGATACGTTTACCGCGGTCATGGCACGTTGTACAAGTCTCGACGGGAATGCCCGAATACGTTTTGTCGTGAACGGTGACTTTGGCTTCGCGGGTACCCTGCAGCGAGTGGACAAGCATGTGTCCAGTTTCATCCTTTGGCACACTTGCATCAGCACCTTCGTAGAAACCCTCATTGCTATAAGGAGCGTGACACGACGAGCATCCCATACCGCGAAAGTCACCTCGCGCTTGCCTCCCCTTCACAGCATGATGACAGCGTTGACACTCCTGCCGAATGTAAGTGAAAGCCGCCTTCGTGGGATCATCATGCAATTGATCCAACTCATCTTTGGTCAATGCGTCGGGCAGGGCTTCGTGCTTAGAAACAAAGACATCAGGTTCAATTTCAGTAAGCCGTTCCATATAGGCGCGATACTGATCATTCCCTAAACGAGATTTAGGATCACTCGGATTCTCGACCGCGTAGTTGGCCCACTTATGGTTGTACCCGGTGAGTGATCCAAACGCCCAACAGACACCTTGAATTTTCCCGGCCTCGGTCATCATCAAACTTTGCCACTGCACGCGTACCTGATCTTGGTGGCACTTGCCGCATGTATTTTCGTTGATCCAAGGACTACCAGGATCCGCATAAAAGTTGTCCCCACCATGAGCCTTGTCTTTATCCTCACGCTCGGTGGG from Rubripirellula amarantea encodes:
- a CDS encoding cytochrome C, encoding MACHADIELIREADSEMMKQIMVMGPTMGDPAGCVVCHNGDPTEREDKDKAHGGDNFYADPGSPWINENTCGKCHQDQVRVQWQSLMMTEAGKIQGVCWAFGSLTGYNHKWANYAVENPSDPKSRLGNDQYRAYMERLTEIEPDVFVSKHEALPDALTKDELDQLHDDPTKAAFTYIRQECQRCHHAVKGRQARGDFRGMGCSSCHAPYSNEGFYEGADASVPKDETGHMLVHSLQGTREAKVTVHDKTYSGIPVETCTTCHDRGKRIGVSFQGLMESPYVSPFAADGGNQPALHTKHYIAMEQDVHYQLGMTCQDCHTSTGIHGDGFLAAANLAAVAIECSDCHGTPDVYPWDLPLGFMDEFEMEPAKGSPRGTTKIGLPHVSQGTAYDPKDGFLITARGNPYENVVRDGNEIIVHTAAGKDIRMKPLKTLIEEGEVSQRGVVSMKGVTKHLDRMECYTCHASWTPQCYGCHVKIDYSQKDKCPECQDSKENFDWVAAGRKHMEPEHAADRGESDYDTIIPGKISEQRSYLRWEEPMLGVNGEGRVTPLAPGCQPSVTIIGQDGKPILLNHIFKTEAGVEGGGDEGQLAIDMSPVQPHTTTTEARTCESCHASAKALGLGIGSTRPWNEQHTVDLETIDGEILPKRTQPQMEAIENLDHDWSQIVDKEGNQLATVGHHFKLSRSFNKEEIEHISREGTCIACHQSIPEESLAVSFLHHVAQYTGQLPKTSRQHDSLVNKILLSSAWAQVGGAFVLGMLTIGVFGRYGRRLRKK
- a CDS encoding GMC family oxidoreductase N-terminal domain-containing protein, encoding MPEETAFRDSETLHANQLGLELARMLDLSSFEIFSRRDVLRSAAVAGLLPFGLGNNDRKIPDCPLEPVYNKRFKTLVAIIEAQIDTLWCGHQGDNACEVAREILVYASHLPKRLQHGIAVALLWLDVYSVKHVGHRLHNLCSRDVRKLLNQGEHRRCKSDPPRMEWCEDHLLHTAVAGIAMLGRLVIHSREPARKLIGLGWSDECGNPDNLVTVAAPPLADLSTHYDVVIVGSGAGGATVANRLTARGLQVLILDVGDFVSPDALIQRTPQADGSFRLSPPRSDEVLYKLYKDAAGQIAGGLGNVKSKLELIIPSKRKKIPPKQTVNVAQAEVFGGGPYVNNAIHLPIPESAYQKWGERQPANTPYEQFSNLMGSICNELGVNTLVTETQTSDRSQRFAEGCEALGEECQPLPVAIRKECRGCGSDNSVDSFGDHIGGIHPYSPVGANSFLTQAMHNPAPANVSYRTRAHKLRIRRDESGELKVDGVDVTRVEEGGCRINATITANHYVVAAGVGATTRLASQSLATAGLRNRELGKRLTANIGTALYAMYDKPIWPSGSGRPEPGVTQCFLVDRRYIEEDGKMVEEPALENWFHFPGTVALALTGWFQEFACVMRKFNHLSMSGIVIPTEVRCSNYVDSCGSFHLEFDQAEFELLLRGMRRVARIYFAAAKPDDGVSLYLPTKSLLMRNGNPARIRNMDDFEWALCEIRKRGPAFVNLLTTHPQGGACLGDVVDTTTFRLKTDCGESIQNMTIADASLFPQGCEINPQLTVKALCTLASEQVLKSALPENKAA
- a CDS encoding anti-sigma factor family protein, encoding MHEDLLGYLLGALEPHEMERVEAWLKEDAEARRQLVEIERSLRKLEDHTEPIEPAPSDLVQRTLDALPPMPVADDTADDEVHSLDEFWFDPDQVNQTPQGHVTPSSNSGNWSGAGNSLGSDNSSGGNYSTFHPMTPEHRVPRNRSMHWIDVAALSMAAAVLLALLIPAILQDRFEARRVACHEQLRNIGVAITQFVVQSEQSRLPAVAEKGPEAFAGVYAVRLADAGLLPDPAVRWCPSLDAPGSKDYRFAEINELPSVNELREAPVDQLRMFQEYAGGHYAYTLGVIDKDKFAPPRFESRASFAVLSDAPLAGNPTEANFSESIGHGGTGINVLYEDGRVDFVSLASLRSMPDHPLFNHHGEVEAGVNVDDASLAPSWRPPFVEVRQR